The Scatophagus argus isolate fScaArg1 chromosome 4, fScaArg1.pri, whole genome shotgun sequence DNA window GAAGCTTATTAATCAAATGTGTCTTGCTGTCCAAAGTGGCCTCCTGGTTCCTGTCCCCTGTGCTGTCAGGCATCATGTCAGGAATCCTCTTCTATTTTGTTCGCAAATTCATTCTGAACAAGGTAAGCCTAAACCCTGAAACTCAGTGGTGAGGGAAGAGTTCAGGATCACAATAGAAATAATACTCGATCACAAATAAAAGCCTTGCATTTAAAACCTCATTTGACTGGTACAATTGTGAACGTGCTCGAAGATATAATACGCAGCATTTTCATAttgaaatgtctaaaaatgactcGACCTCGACTCGTGACAACAAACCGAGGCCAAGTCCAGAGTGTATTAAGACCGAGACAAGACCAGGACTTTGAGTCAACGTCAAGACCAAGCAGGGCGAGTCCCACACGATAAAATGAAGAACAAGCTAACATCTGGAAATAAAATCCCAAGTCCTCCTTGTCTGAGAGCAAAAATGAGACCAAgtaaaaatgtgactgattCCCACAATAAACCTTCAGAAGTCCTCTCAAGACCCAGACTGATACTAGAAGTTACTAGATTTCCTTctcaaatgtagtggagtggtATGAAATAGAAGTACACGAGTATAAGAACCACAAAGTTGTACTGAAaggagacattttggacaatctGCTCGGTCGATATCTTGCCCCGATGTggaactgtccctttaagtacAACATCCGAGTAAACTTAGTAAGCAGCCATAAGTCTCCCAAGTCGTTTTGCATGTGTTGGTGAGCGCTCACACGCTGATCTCCACAGGCGGACCCCGTCCCAAACGGCCTCAGAGCGCTTCCTGTCTTCTACGCCATCACCTTGGCCATCAACCTGTCCTCCATCATGTTTACAGGCGCACCACGTGAGTACTGAGTCCACACGCTGCACCCGTGCTGGTTTTGAGTCTCACTGCATTGCACTGATACGGCAGCTgtcgacccccccccccccccccccccccacaccccccgGGTGTAAAAGTCGCCGGAGACACTGACGAGAAttgttttctttgcacaaatgtcagtgacaaaaaatatatatatttcagattGTTCAAAAACCTGTCTGCCCTGGCATTTCGCTGTGATGAACTGTTCCCTTTAAGATAACACCAGGGACAAAACGTCCACACGCTAAGGCAGGACTGCAGGAGACCAAAGCCACCAAACACAACAAGGATAAAGTCAAAGCAGATGAACGGGAACTTGAGAAAGACACAACTATTAAATGGACCGTTTCCACTCCTTCTTTGTTTCGATTGCAGGATTGAACTTATCGAGAGGTCAGCTGGCCTGGGCCCTTCACTGAAGGCTGCAggccggtgtgtgtgtgtgtgtgtgtgtgtgtcaatgatTTTTACACACCATAACTCCTGCTGTGCAAAATTACAACATAACACAGCAGAGCGCACTTCTCCTCCTGACACTGCACGCATGTTCCTGACTCACaggcacacaaagacagtatTTTGtggtatatatttttttaaatttcagatgTGGTTTCTAAGCCAccttaatgttttattttgccGTGGCTACAAGATCAAACAGGTAAGTTGAGTCTGTGAGGGGAAATTCGATATCGTCATGCCAACCTGCACTGAGGCATATGATTCCAGCAGTTACAGCAGCGGCATGTTTCAGCATTggaggaaaagtgtgtgtgtgtgtgtgtgtgtgtgtgtgtgtgtgtgtgtgtgtgctatcaCTGGGCTCAAGGCTGGTCTCCTTCTCACTATCTGATTGGTGGAGGGTGGACTCTCGCTGATATTGTTGCCTGGAAGGACCATTGAGACACTTTGTACAATTTTGAACGTGACCACAACTACCGAGACAGAAGGGTGTGCTGTTAAATTAGAAAAAATTGATCACTTTTTTCTCTAAATGAATACATCATCAGCTCTTCCCCTAAAATATGTCACGTTAGTCTATATGAATGTTTATGCTCTCACGGTTTCTTTCCTCACTGTTTAAAGCGTCAGTTGTGGCTTCATTAAAGAAGCAGTTGAGTTTCTGTTGGTCCTTATCTGAGGCAGAGTCCCCCCTCTCATGTCCCTGTcttgtgtgtgcagtgctgGGTTTTGACAGAGTGCCATGGTGGGGTACACTGATCATTTCTCTGGGCTGTGCCTTCGTCACAGCTTTGGTCGTTTGGTTCATTGTGTGTCCGCGGCTCCAGAAGAAGATCAAGCGTGAGTAACTGTCAGACTTGCATTttgcacaacaaaaacatttcttttgttggAAATTGTTCACAAAATTAATGAGTAGCTCTAAGGgttgattcatctgctgattattttctcaattcatcaattaatcatttttaaaatgccaTAAAATTGTGAAAACATTCTCatcagtttcccagagcccaaagtgaagTTCTTTTGTCCAGTCAGCAGTTCAAAaaccaaagactcttcattaaCTGtcataaatgatgaaaaaaagcagcaaatcctggcGTTTAAGAAGctgcaaacagcaaatgtttgatgtttttgcttgaaaaatgactgaaacgattAATCAGATATCAAATTAGTTGGCGACTAACTTTCCttccatttcagttttctttcagtttcgCTTTCTGTTTTGTGGTGAGTAGATAAGGACTGAATTTGCATTTTTGGGCCGAACTGACCCTTTAACTTTTTGTCCGGCGTAAAGGAGGAGGAACAGCTGCTGCTCCCTGTGAAACTCCACTGATGGAGAAGAACTCCAGCAAACCTGCGCCGGCAGAGCAGCCCTCAACATCTCATAACCCACAAGCACAGGCTCCTCCTCCACAGGCAGGCAGCCACAAGGTGGCTTTCAAACTTGGGGGCTCAGAGGAAGCTGATCTGGACAACAATGACATGGAAACCAAAGACTTGGATATCAGCACTGGTGAGAAATCAAAAGATTGAAATGAGCTGGCCAAGTTATGCTGCAATACAACCACGAGTAATTCTGACCAAGTCCGCCAATGGAATTACAATAAACAATTTGTTTTCGTAGCTCTGAATGGCACCGTTGGCCCCATGATGATCACTGACCCTCACAGTGGACGGTCCCACACGATCCACAAGGACTCTGGCCTTTACAAAGACCTGCTCCACAAGCTACACATGGCCAAGGTGGGCGACTGCATCGGTGACAGCGACACAGAAGAGCGGCCCATCAGGAGGAACAACAGCTACACCTCCTACACCATGGCCATTTATGGGATTCAGGGAGATCCCAAACACAAGGACGTGGACAGCGAGCTGCAGAGGAGATCCAGGGTGGACAGCTACAGCAGCTACAGCTCGGCTGTGACCAGTGGCAGTGCAGTCCAGGACGGGAATGTGACTGAGGAAGCAGGCAGGGACCTCGCTCCGGAAGAGGACGAGCTGGAGGTGGACCCACCAGCCGTTTCTTTACTTTTCCAGTTCCTGCAGATACTCACGGCGTGCTTTGGCTCCTTTGCCCACGGGGGGAACGATGTCAGGTAGGCCACGGTGCTTTTTCCTGAGGAATTTACTATTTGTTGTTCATTCAGATGATTCACGGGAGCTGTTTTAATCACTAGCAATGCGATC harbors:
- the slc20a1a gene encoding sodium-dependent phosphate transporter 1-A isoform X1: MDTTTLASLAVASTVALASQSDMSSYLWLLVLGFVIAFVLAFSVGANDVANSFGTAVGSGVVTMRQACILATIFETLGSVLLGAKVSETIRNGIIDVRMYNGSEHVLMAGSICSMCGSAVWQLVASFLKLPISGTHCIVGATIGFSIVARGHQGVKWMEIVRIVASWFLSPVLSGIMSGILFYFVRKFILNKADPVPNGLRALPVFYAITLAINLSSIMFTGAPLLGFDRVPWWGTLIISLGCAFVTALVVWFIVCPRLQKKIKRGGTAAAPCETPLMEKNSSKPAPAEQPSTSHNPQAQAPPPQAGSHKVAFKLGGSEEADLDNNDMETKDLDISTALNGTVGPMMITDPHSGRSHTIHKDSGLYKDLLHKLHMAKVGDCIGDSDTEERPIRRNNSYTSYTMAIYGIQGDPKHKDVDSELQRRSRVDSYSSYSSAVTSGSAVQDGNVTEEAGRDLAPEEDELEVDPPAVSLLFQFLQILTACFGSFAHGGNDVSNAIGPLVGLWLLYESGSVVSNLPTPIWLLLYGGVGICTGLWVWGRRVIQTMGKDLTPITPSSGFSIELASAVTVVVASNIGLPVSTTHCKVGSVVAVGWLRSRKSVDWHLFRNIFIAWFVTVPISGLISAAIMALFIYVIL
- the slc20a1a gene encoding sodium-dependent phosphate transporter 1-A isoform X2, producing the protein MRQACILATIFETLGSVLLGAKVSETIRNGIIDVRMYNGSEHVLMAGSICSMCGSAVWQLVASFLKLPISGTHCIVGATIGFSIVARGHQGVKWMEIVRIVASWFLSPVLSGIMSGILFYFVRKFILNKADPVPNGLRALPVFYAITLAINLSSIMFTGAPLLGFDRVPWWGTLIISLGCAFVTALVVWFIVCPRLQKKIKRGGTAAAPCETPLMEKNSSKPAPAEQPSTSHNPQAQAPPPQAGSHKVAFKLGGSEEADLDNNDMETKDLDISTALNGTVGPMMITDPHSGRSHTIHKDSGLYKDLLHKLHMAKVGDCIGDSDTEERPIRRNNSYTSYTMAIYGIQGDPKHKDVDSELQRRSRVDSYSSYSSAVTSGSAVQDGNVTEEAGRDLAPEEDELEVDPPAVSLLFQFLQILTACFGSFAHGGNDVSNAIGPLVGLWLLYESGSVVSNLPTPIWLLLYGGVGICTGLWVWGRRVIQTMGKDLTPITPSSGFSIELASAVTVVVASNIGLPVSTTHCKVGSVVAVGWLRSRKSVDWHLFRNIFIAWFVTVPISGLISAAIMALFIYVIL